CAAAATCAACATAATCTTGATTCAATGATGTTCTACATGaccaaaagaggaaaatagattattagaatttaactaacaagaacaaataaaaagatgaaatattacCATTTCCACACCTTCATTTAATCAAAAGAGGCAAAGACCCATTCAAAGCCACAAAATTAAGTGCCTAGGGAAGAAGAACCCATTTGATTTGAAACCCAACAAGCATGTCATTCCAAAACAATATGAATATGAATGTAAGAATCCAAAAAACCCCTAACCTACCCATTTCTATAGCTTGAAAGAAAGAAGAACACAAATGTTATTTCTAAACCCTAGCCTACCCATTTCaaggatataaataaaaaaccgaAATTAGAAAATACATTCAAGGTTTCAAAAAGAAATCCTCTGCAATAGCAGCCAAATTAGAAAATCGAAATGAAGATCCTCCATTGAAGATGCCAATGAAAGGCCGATCAACTagcttttgattttaataatggCAATAAAAGGAAGATTCTGTTTAGGTTAGGGTTTAGAGCAAGGATTGAAATGTCAAAAATTTATCGGCCGGCTCCAACACAATATTCGTCACCGATTATCGGTCGACGAAAATTTCGGTAATTTTTCgaaaatatcgccgatatttcggtATTTGTCGGTATTTTTACCGATATTTCgagaaatttcccgatatttcctaccagttcAGCCCGCgaacaggatacaaaatctgtccaatttttttttttttttaaaaaaaacataatatgacatttggtaatctgatcctgatttgcaggcaaaggttgtgtttttcagcctggctcaaaaatcgtggatttagggttcgtgaaatttaaatccaatggcacaaaagcaaagaaacatccagaaaacacagggagcaaaaaaaaaaaaagcagtttttttggttttccttgggggttttgcatggattttctaggaaatcaaacgaggatgaatatTCCCGAAAATCGAATGGGGGACGGATTTTCTTCGGAATCAAACGGGGattgcaaaaaataataataatatttaacatgattagattagtacctgcgaggattgagagtcgCAGAGAAAAATAGGGcggattctctcgtctggagggcaacttcagaaaagggatTCTTGATGCCCGAGGCCCGAGTGAGAGAAGCGGTggcccttttgatttttagatttagtagagataaaaaagtaaaaaataataaaaaaggaaacaaatcatgAGTACAATTTTCCTCcctctatataaataattattaattacccatctatattttgattaaatcactTCAATGGATTGTTCGGTTTTTATCAACAATATtgtatgaattaaaattaatttaataaaataaattattaattattttaattatttaaataaattaatattaatagaaaaaattgttaccacgtatttttaattaaattttagaaattaaatctcaaattaaatattttatataaattaatttaatttttcatttaaaatgtaataaaacgtgttttaataaaaatattttaaaatttttaaaataaatattgtcttcaacaagattAACTCTCTTTATCTAACAATATGATGGAACcacattgatcttcattttgatacTAAAACTATTAtaatgtcatatgtattatatttatgtataaattatttttattcaataaaatcaaatattttttaattgaattctaattttatacacttcaaaaattcatatttattattcttaaaattcaaatatctctgtctattaatgttttaaaagaaaaattctaatGAACCTTCAATAAAATTcgaaattattgaaataaattaataaaatttaagtataTAGGCAAAATATTTCCTTTCTATTATTGcccaaaaacattttaaaatcctAATCAACTTTCAATAAAATAccataatataattttctctctcttgtttGTTTGCTCAAATCCATTGTTAATTATTAACCCTCCGTTTCTTTCCcaagaaaatggaaggaaaaaatatttgaaaatccaTGAGAGAGTGGATTGTGATATGATGACTTGGCCCTCCCAAAGTCAAACTTGAAAGTTGTAACCCACATAAAACAATGTTGAATTAAGAGTGGGTTAGGAATATATTTGTCAAATATATAGAAAGTGAATATTGGATTTGATTTTCCTTCCATATAATTATATCCTAAACTCTTTTTAGCCACTAGCCTCTATAAAGAAGAAAGAGTTCTCATAAAGCAAATTACATAAATTCTCCATTAACGGCTAAGGTACTTTCCTCTctatctctctttctttctctctctcccaaatTCCTTGCTTCTTCCTTTTCCTTATTGCATTACTTCATGTTCAAACatgtattactttttttttacttttataattcttttacatatatataatcttCAATCTACTTCTCAATTTCTTACCTGCATTTGTTAAAGTTAAATcatatatccatttcaaaattctttcttttattgaatttataatataatcCTTTTAAATACTTATTcttcaaagaaagagaaaaatcacAGAAAACGTTTTTTgtctaaaaaatgtttgataaaatttaaaaaacatgttttgtaAATCATGTCGGAAAGATTCTCtagttttattatttcattctatcttttttttaacatatttgttTACAAGCTTTGGTGGGAAATTTGAGAAGAATTCTTCCTTGGCAGAACACAACATGGGTCGATCGAGGTTGCCATTGGAGCTCATTCCTAAAGAAAAGTCTCGAAAAATTACCTTCCAAAAGAGAACGATGGGattgaagaagaaaacataTGAAATATCAACTCTTTGTGGGGTTGATGCATGTGTAATCATCTATAGTTGGACGTCAGATGATCGCCCTATGGAGCCAATATTTTGGCCTTCAAATCCGGAGGAAGTGAAATCCATTATCAATAGGTACAAAGAACATAGCAAGGAGGAAAGAGGGTTGAAAACCCTAGATTTATCAGGCTTTTTCGAGGAGAGGACTAAGAAGATCCAGAAAGAGATTTCAAAATTAGGCCACCAAGGTGCAGACCAGACTAAATACCCCACATGGGACGACCGACTAAATGATCTATCAGTGGATCAACTTAGGGAACTCGTGAATGCATTGGGCACCAAGCTTGAAGTCATCAAGTCTAGGGTTGAGTTATTGAAGATGAGTCAAGCTCTATTAGAAGGGCCTCCATTGGTAAACCCTAGATATCCCAACAATGCAATGCCATCAACACAGAGCTTGCATGTTCCCTATCTGGGCACGATTGACTCAATGCCGTTAGTACCAAACCCTTTGACTCCTATGATGAATCCAAGAATGACTAAGGTGATGATGACAATGATGGCAAGCGACAACACTAATAGTTCTCAATTCAATGGCCCATCCAACCACACTGACAACACTCAGTATACTCTGCCATTGCAACACCCATTTTACTACGATCCCACGTCGGGACTGTTGGAGAATATAGTGTACAGCAATCCTGGACCATCATCGTGCTACTACCCGCCTGCCATGCATCCACCAATACTTCCATACACCCCGAATCAAATGATGACGAATGTTCCTAAAATAGCTAGAGATTATACACCTTTtgcataataatattttattcttcaaaTCCTTATATCTGTTTAATATGATTGAgttttttttgtgtttgataAGAACTAATATTtcttacttaatgatttaaggtaacttaaagttaaattatttttaagttgtcaACTTGATTGTTGATTATTGTTCATGGGCAATAACGCAAATGTTATTGGTTGTCATGATTTGTAGCAACAAGGataatggtattttaaaaatatttaatataaattttatttttttaataaaaaaaaatatgtagatGTGTTAAGAGATTTGGTGGATGCaattaataattctaaaaaatttattgtaaacCATCAAAATGACATGTTTatccttattaattttaattaatatttactttgattaatcttaaataataaatttatttgctaAACATggatgacatatatatataagataattgaaaaatgtttattataaaaGATGCATTATGAATTTAGAGACATGGTTGTGTATTACTTTCACTAAACACGAAAATATGAGGTGAAATAGATTCTGATCAGACCCATGGGTACTTTAATTGCAAGAAAGACTTCCGTTTTTCGTTTTCCCCTTTTAggattttctcagcaaccaaatggtTCCTAAAGTTGATCAGAATTCGTCTCTCAAATTCGGATTCCTTTCTTAAACTCATCAAGATTTAGAAACTAAAGGCATTTAAAGGGATTTCATTGTTTGAGCTCCGAGATCATACATTGATTCGTAGGAAGAAACCGGAGGAGTGGCGAAGATTTTCCTTGAGGAAGTTATCGACAGATTCAGCACTGAGAAGGCCGGTGGCAGGGCGGGAGTGTGGGGGTGGCAGTTAGGGTTTGTGAATGGAAAGTATTGTAATCAAGAAGATGAGAGAGAGAGCTATGTCGACTGTAGAGAGTAGTTTAATGGTGAATTCATGTAATTTGCTTTATGAGCAATCcccttacttattttataaagacCAATTactaaaaagaaatttagaatATAATATTATGGAAAGTGAATCAAATCCAATATATACTTTCTATATTTCATGATTTTATTACTACACACCCTTTATTCAACTTTAGGATCTCTTGCTTGACTTTGGTAGCACCAAGTCATCGtataaattggatttttaatttattttctctctctgttttcttGGGAAACAAACGGAGGGTTTATGAGAAAGGATCTTGCAGCCAAAACCCACATGCATGGAGGGATCAATTTTCaagttatcatttttattagtctctttctcttctttttcatgaaatttcatgCTTTTTGAGTGATTTTCTTGGCAATGAAGGATAAGAGAAAAAGACggctttttctaattaaaaggaaaaaagtaatAATGATGTGGCAAGTTATATTGTGGTCTCTATGGGTTCtgaattgattttgatataatttaatgaaaCGAAGTTAAGACTATTGGTAGGATAacttaaatcataaaaaaaattgaaaggaaatACCTTTTCTacaagattattattttatttttatttttatttttaataacttataaAAACTTGTtctatttaaaagaaaaaatattagcTTCAATTTAATAGGACATGATATTTTGAAACTTGAACAATACAATcatgattttcataaaatcttgaaattttacaTGTTGTTTTATTCCcaaacaatgatgaaaatatctaAATATATCACAAAAATATCTCTAAAATATCATGTTTCAATTGGCAACGATATGACATGGAAATTTCTTCCATTcgactttttcatttttatcattattttattaccatatttatttactttatctaaaataaaatattaataggtaaattaattttaattattttattttcatatttcatttaaaaattatttaaactataaaaaccattataacaattttttaatatatataaatttcttttatattttgaatattaaatagatcataatgttgatattaaatgtattttaaattcttaaattatatacattattatcaaatttttaataaaataactttgttatatatatatataattttttgttgagaattttatgaattttgatcaatttcaatttttttctcaaaattttcatccatatttctcgatatttttgtgtttttgagtTCTGCAAGACAACTtcaatatgatattattattatttcttttgtcatttttaagagtttttttctataaattttatgagttttgattaatttttcatcatttcaaaatatctatccatattttgatattttccatATATCCTGATATATTCATACAATCCAGATATCAATATCCGTTAAAACCAATATTCttattcttgattttaaataaaaaattattttattttcaatttctttttaaataatcaaggtgttgattttatttattgttatttatctAATTGAATTATTAGGTTATATGcaaatgaaaatccaaaaaatgataacaactcatatataaaatataattttttttaaagtttacattaaaaaaaaaacaatttttaaaagtattactatcctaaatttgaaaaataatttatatataaaatataaaataagtaccATATATGGGATCTCAACCGTTCATCAACTTTTTTTCAATCACAAtcataataagaaaaatcacCATTAACAACCTCAAATGTTAAAATCAACCAGTTTTCCTCACAAAACATTTGAATACACTTGACAGTGGGATTATATCACATACACACACCATCACTTTTACAACAATCCATCCCATCTCCAATAGGATCTGGTGATAAAACATTTGTAAGCAGAGGAAACATAATCAACCTGCTGAAGCCCAAAGATCCAAAAGCATTCCCATATCACATCCGCATGGACCCAGCAGCAGCATACTAGCAGCTTCAGACCCACCACACTGCACCGGCCTCAACAAATTAACAATAGAAGAGAAATGAAAACCCGGCTGTTGCCAGAACTGCTAGAACCAGCCCCAACCCTGAATGCaacaaaaagagaaatgaaaaaaagaaaacagaaaagcaAAAAGTGATCAGAGCCAACCAGATAGAGGTAACATAACAATAGAAGAGAAATTACCCTTGTAAGTGAAGTCGGTCCTGGTAAACACATCAAACAAGGCAATAATTCTTTAATGGAATATCTATAACTATAGTAGTTGTGAAACCCTGTTGTTCAGCTTGAAATATATGGAACTAAGTTGAAACGAAGTCGATCTGTTTCTGTTTATAGATTGAAATccatcaaaaaaattaagacaaataaataatatggtTTAAAACTCTGCATTATTTTCGAGTTCTCGAGTAACCAACATGGAATGTCATCCCATTTTTAAACAATAGACCTCCTTCAAAGTGCCATGTGGGCGAAGCTTTATAACAATTATTTCACAAGGGACAACTAGAATTGAATTACCCATCCAAGATCTTGGAAGGGGAGGACCATGATATAGAAAGGGGTGTAGATTTGGCTTTGTTTGGATCTCGAAAGATTCAAAGCAAcatagaagagaaagaaaataaaagggaaaaaaatagattgAAAGTTATTAGGACTAGGCAGAAAATTATGGAAGTAATCtatataacataaaaattaattaatacctGAAAGAtggatataaattaatttaataccAGCTGTTTCTGTATATGGTCATCTATGCTGCCAGTTTCAGACTCCTCTGCAAAATATGCTTTAGCCTCATGGACTTGGGAGTATAGAGTAAAATAGTCATTGATGGTTTCATCTTTCCATTTCAACTGATTCCACCAACTTGTCTCTCCTTTAATTTTCTTAAGATTGTTGTTCAAAGTGTTGGAATCGAATGGGAGGCTCCTTAAGCTTTTGCAATCATACACCTTGATGATTTCAAGCGAGGGAAAGAGCAGCGGATGTTGGTAGATGCTCTTCAATCTTGGCAGTCTATTGAGCTTGAGGTATTTGAGCCTTGAGAATATGTCCAATTTTTCCACAATTTCATAAGTGCCATGATCATGGTGTAGTACTAGTTCTATTGATTCACAATCTTCAACATAAAGTTCTTCTAGACATGAAGCATAAACAACCCATGTTAAGTCTAacaattttgaacaattttttattcctatgTAATGGAGGCTGTAAATGTATTGCTCCCTTGCAACATTGTAGTTTGAGAGACCAATAACatcattttgtttcatttctctTTCCATACTTACTTTCACATCATCGCAATGGTCTACTTCAAGGTCAATCAAATGCTCcattctttttaaaaacaaggaCGATAGTTCAAGTGTGATTACATCCCCCCATTTATGTAACTGTAGATGCCTTATACATCTCTGTAATTTGTTCATGAAAGAGCACTAGATATGGTGATTTCTATCTCATTGATGTCATTCAAGGACTCCAACTCCTCAAGCAAGGTTTCAACTCCACTTAAAATGTTGGTATTCCACTGGTTGAACAAATTTAAAGATATGAGATTTGATATCAGGTCTTGTGGGATAGTTACTAGACgtagattcatcaaaatttttagCTCAATGGGCAACTCTCTTATTCTTATGGATGACAAATTAAGATATCTCAAGCTATTCAATTCACCAATCCCAATAGGTAACTCACTTAAATTATCATTCCCTGCCAAATTTAAAACTCTTATTAGAGGCATAAATTGAAAGAATCCACTCGAAAATTTCGTCAACTTATAACATCCCTGCACAAATAAAGTCTTGAGATTGGGACACATCAATGTTTCAGGGAACTTCTCAACATTTTGATACCAAAATGACATCTTCTCCGtctctttcaattttgaaatttatgcaGCTTCCTTCAGCCTAAAAACATCATCGTATACTtacaattttgttctttttcttcccaCATTCACCCTATAACCATAAAGCCATGTCGTGGATCACATCATGCATCTTAACCCATTTTTCTCTTAAACCGTAACTCTCCAATAAACATGCATGCTTTAgctttttaacaattttatgcCCTTGATTGCGCGCTTCATATATGTCATGAACTTCACCCAAAAGCCCCAAATGAGGTGGGTGGGTCTAAAATTCCACGCCCATTATTTTGTTGAACATGGTTCTCAAAGCTAATGATTACATTTAATACTAACTTTAAGATGGGTAAATGAAAGCTTTATTTCATTATTGGGGTATTTTACTTAGacaattttattcctttctcATGCAATTTGCTTTTTTGGGTCTTATCCATTTAAAGTCAGACCTCATCAAATTTGGATTCTAGCTATTTGAAGTGGTAAAATATAAGGTAATTATGTATTTATGGTTGGTAAAACTTTTGGAATGACTAATACGAGAAGTTAGGaacataatattttctatttcttaatttaatttctattatatgtttaatttgaaaaattatttttaataagttttaaaataatgtttatcTCTAAATTTGTGTTTAATTCTAACAagaatttttggaatattttttttttaagttttaaatttgtaattttctttaaattgatgtttatttttaaaaaggatctttagaatattttaaaattaataaactcttcataattctaaaaagggttttataaatataaatatagatattttattttaaaatgcgACTTTTATGAGCCTAAGAAAGTAGTCATTCATCAAAAGCTTGACTTGTATActcttttatcatatttaatggATTATTTAATGATCGGGAGATTACTTGCGATTGTTTACACCTAGTAGGTTGCTAGGTATTTTTCCACATTAtattatgtgtttaattatgtgattaattttatttatatttgcataatatttttgttgtctctaaagaattaatataaaatgacAAACTTAAAATAGgtaataaaatactaatttggGGTTTAGCTCAAACACTTCCTATTCACTAGTTCCATTATATCACGACAATACATCAAATTTCTTTCACCGTGGTCATTCACCActctttataaaatatttacaatactCTTCATGGGATgtctattatattatatatatatatctttcatTAAAACCTCACTAATGAAAAATCCAACGAAAAATCTAGTGAGCGTGTTAAAACTATGTCATTAAAAACTTTACTAATGAAATctaataagtatatatatatgttgttaataaaaaactttatgGAAAAAATCCAACGAAGAAAAAATGTATAATATTCTTAATTAGTTAGGATTGCTTCATTATAAACCTTACTAATAAAATCTAATAGGACAAAATTTGGACGTAAAAACAAATAGTAGAGTACACTAACatcattttatgaatatattgtTATAAATGTTTTATAGGATTTTTCATTCACTTTCTTTAAGGAAAAggttaaatatatttaacctccaattgatttaaaattttatcaaataccctcCCATCATTCTCATTTCTAATTTTCTGTCACCTCATTTTTCACTAGAGATAAAGGAAGTATtctataaaaattcaaatatataagGGTTAGATTAATTTAATCAAAACTTAGAAGAGAGGTGAATCAAACCCAAAGGGTCCTAAAAGCTTTCATTTACTTTTggaatgaaaggaaaatatatCCTTAGCAAGAAAAGTCCCTTCTATACTCTTCTATAACAGTAAATCGCGTatgttgagaataaaaaaaatgaaagaggaaaaaatcTAACCATTTATCTGTAGGGAATCTTCATGAAAGTGGATTGAGGAGGAGAGGGGCAGAGGAGCCATAGCCAACCAGCTCTTCAGCAGTTCTTCATCAAATCCCCTTTTGTCCtagtttcaattaaaaaaaaaataatcatcacTTAGTTTTGATGCACAAGAAGAACTGCAATTTAACAAAGAACCATTGAGTAGATTGGGaaaaaaaacctgaaaaaagaaatgggtGGAGGAGCCATGATAAGAACAGTTACAGCTGCTGTTGGAGCAGCACCCTCCACCCCCAGAcgcaccaccaccaccacctccaacAATCTTCCCACCctcccatcatcatcatcatccaattCTAGGTTTCCAGCCTCAGGTAATTTCACTGCGCCCTTCAGGCGACACTGTGCTAACCGTTTGTGCCATGGTGGAGTATGCAGATGTGAGTATGTAGGTGGAAGACAAGGTGAAAGAGCAAATGAGTCTTTCATTAATCGTGTTTTTGGGCCAACCCCATCTCGATTTGAAGTCGAAAATGCCATTGCTGCGCTTCAGAGGTGATGAAAATCTTCActtctgtttatttatttatttatttatttttttgtttttgcctgTTCATTTGCAGATTTCTTTAGTAATTTATGACGCCCATGAATTAATTCCCTTACCAATATTAGTTTTTCCCTTCCCAATTGACATATTGAGGTTTGCTGGACTGAAAATTTTTCTTGCTCTTGAATCTTTCACAAATTCAACTGTGCATGCCAATGAATTTTTGTGCTTTCACTTGTTGGGCCTTTCACCTTTTGTTGATGGTTTATTTCCCAATACTTCAGAGATGAGTGTATCTGATGAAATTGCATCTTACCCAGTTTTTTGCACGGGATTTCTTCATCTGGGTCAGAGTCAGATAAAAGAATAATGGAAACTCAGAGATATGGCAGAATTTATGAGGCTTTCCGCTTGCTTCAAACTGACCCATCTGTTCAGGTGCCTTTCAATAC
The sequence above is drawn from the Vitis riparia cultivar Riparia Gloire de Montpellier isolate 1030 chromosome 15, EGFV_Vit.rip_1.0, whole genome shotgun sequence genome and encodes:
- the LOC117931927 gene encoding agamous-like MADS-box protein AGL82 — translated: MGLKKKTYEISTLCGVDACVIIYSWTSDDRPMEPIFWPSNPEEVKSIINRYKEHSKEERGLKTLDLSGFFEERTKKIQKEISKLGHQGADQTKYPTWDDRLNDLSVDQLRELVNALGTKLEVIKSRVELLKMSQALLEGPPLVNPRYPNNAMPSTQSLHVPYLGTIDSMPLVPNPLTPMMNPRMTKVMMTMMASDNTNSSQFNGPSNHTDNTQYTLPLQHPFYYDPTSGLLENIVYSNPGPSSCYYPPAMHPPILPYTPNQMMTNEETGGVAKIFLEEVIDRFSTEKAGGRAGVWGWQLGFVNGKYCNQEDERESYVDCRE
- the LOC117931873 gene encoding uncharacterized protein LOC117931873; protein product: MGGGAMIRTVTAAVGAAPSTPRRTTTTTSNNLPTLPSSSSSNSRFPASGNFTAPFRRHCANRLCHGGVCRCEYVGGRQGERANESFINRVFGPTPSRFEVENAIAALQSFLHGISSSGSESDKRIMETQRYGRIYEAFRLLQTDPSVQRMVMSLSLDKVVWDAILNNKMVRKLQEPLCTAEEESSQSSSEEPDLATHILTWILEITKAKIMELVEKFQSLLNEVLRSSEREGSTTETTDQLDEKIVSSTFLAIVILLIVVVARAQSA